A single window of Halodesulfovibrio marinisediminis DSM 17456 DNA harbors:
- a CDS encoding ABC transporter ATP-binding protein: MLLELRDLHVKYGNVEALHGINLTVKEGEIVTILGANGAGKSTTLNSICGLVKATKGEILLDGEPIHSVPAHNIVKMGISQSPEGRRVFSTLTVEENMDLGAFTLKDKSAIERNREWIYDLFPRLLERRTQLAGTLSGGEQQMLAIGRALMSNPRLLLLDEPSLGLAPILVKSIFETIRKINKHGLTVILVEQNARAALKLADRGYVMEVGNIVLADKADALLSNPEIQSAYLGGKGM, translated from the coding sequence ATGCTACTAGAACTTCGTGATCTGCACGTAAAATACGGCAACGTAGAAGCACTGCACGGCATCAACCTCACAGTAAAAGAAGGTGAGATTGTTACCATTCTTGGTGCAAACGGGGCAGGTAAATCTACCACGCTGAATTCTATCTGTGGGCTTGTAAAAGCGACAAAAGGTGAGATTCTCCTCGACGGTGAACCTATTCATTCTGTTCCTGCGCATAATATTGTTAAGATGGGTATCTCCCAGTCTCCGGAAGGACGTCGTGTATTTTCTACACTAACAGTTGAAGAAAACATGGACTTGGGTGCTTTTACATTGAAGGACAAGAGTGCAATCGAGCGTAACCGAGAGTGGATTTACGATTTGTTTCCTCGTCTCCTTGAGCGTCGTACTCAGCTGGCTGGTACACTTTCTGGCGGCGAACAGCAGATGCTTGCGATCGGTCGTGCGCTTATGTCCAACCCGCGTTTACTGCTTTTGGATGAACCATCTCTCGGCCTTGCCCCGATTCTGGTAAAATCTATTTTCGAAACTATCCGCAAGATTAACAAGCATGGCCTCACCGTGATTCTGGTAGAACAGAACGCACGAGCAGCGCTTAAACTTGCAGATCGTGGCTACGTTATGGAAGTAGGCAATATTGTTCTTGCAGACAAAGCTGATGCTTTGCTTTCCAATCCTGAGATTCAGTCCGCCTACCTTGGTGGTAAAGGGATGTAG
- a CDS encoding SlyX family protein gives MKETKERIAQLEEQVYFQDKIISELNEALTNQQFQLDEMEKKMEALIVRVRQLSPVLDDGGVDDGPPPHYGNNL, from the coding sequence ATGAAAGAAACTAAAGAACGTATCGCTCAGTTAGAAGAACAAGTATACTTTCAAGACAAAATCATTTCTGAACTCAACGAAGCGCTGACAAACCAACAATTCCAACTTGATGAAATGGAAAAGAAAATGGAAGCGCTTATCGTACGTGTCCGCCAACTAAGCCCTGTCCTCGATGATGGCGGTGTCGATGACGGACCACCACCTCACTACGGTAACAACCTCTAG